The nucleotide sequence TAAGGTGTGGGAAGATCTCAAAGAGAGGTTTGATAAAGTGAATGCCTCTAGAGCTTGTTATTTACATAAAGAGATTGCTGCATTAACTCAAGGCATATCTTCTATATCTGTGTATTTTTCGAAACTTAGGGAATTGTTGGATGAGTATGAAACTCTAGCCCCTCCTCCTTCGTGTGAATGTCCAGAGTCTGTCAACATTATCAATTGCAAAAGCTATATAAGTTCTTAACATGACTGAATGATTCCTATGAGAATGCCAAGGATCAGATTCTTATGACAAGGCCTTTACCAAACATAAACCAAGCATATGCTAGGCGTAATAGTttcctggccacttaaacttgtagggCTTTTGAAAGTCGATACACGAACTTTGAATATTTCCATTTGAACACTCCAACTTGACAAAATGAGTACTAATAAAAACATTCATCAGAGCGTGTATATCAATTGCGCTGACATGTACAACACATCATGCTAAGCTATTTATTATTTGCCATGTATTATTTGTGGGTCccatttttaaatacaaaatcagaaaaaaaaagttacaaaTACAAAAAAGGAACGTGAAGAGAGATCTGCATCGGCGCCACAACAGCAGCAGAAGTGACGATGGAGGCAGCGAAAACCGTGAAAGATGTTTCCCCTCACGAATTTGTGAAGGCTGATGCCGCTCACCTCAAGCGTTCCGGCAAGATGGAGCTTCCCGAGTGGACTGATCTCGTCAAGACTGGTAAACTCAAAGAGCTTGCTCCATATGACCCTGATTGGTACTATATTAGAGTTGCTTCTATGGCATGGAAGATCTATTTGAGGGGTGGTATTGGTGTTGGTGGATTCCGAAGAATCTATGGTGGTAACCAGAGGAATGGCAACCGCCCTCGTCATTTTTGTAAGAGCAGTGGTTCAGTTGCACGCAACATACTTCAGCAATTGCAGAACATGAACATCGTTGACTTTGATCCTAAGGGTGGAAGGAGAATCACATCCAATGGCAAACGTGATCTTAACCAAGTTGCTGGAAGAATTGCTGTTGCTCTTTAAGAGATGAATTCAGGCAATTTTATGAATACATGCTAGGAAGACCGAAAGAATTGGAAGGGGAGgggaaaagtcttttttttttcttatttatttatattttattctaattctaatttttttagtAAAAACAATACTATTCACGCGCCTTGACAGCATGATTTGCACACAGTTTAGCCATGTCAGCTGCAGTGCTTCCACATAGGCATGGTCAACGGTCAAAAGTATTTATTAGTATCCATTTTGTCAaggagtgttcaaatgggaaaatcCAAAGTTCGTGTATCGGCTTTCAAAAGccctacaagtttaagtggccaggaagcCATTACGCCCATATGTTATGATAGTAAATGTAGAaagccaaaggagaagtggcagTGGTGGACTTAATGCTAGCATCAGTGTTGATGGCAATGATGCAACTGCACTACTAAGCAACAGAGGAAATAACAATGGCAACAATTCTGGTGGTGGTAACATCAATTACAAAGTCAAGACAGCCTACAGTTCTGGAATGTCTGCACTTCAATGTGACTACTACAAGTTTAAGGGTCACACAAGGGACAACTGCTACAAGCTGCATGGTTATCCAGCTGATTTCAAATACAGGAAGATTGGAGGCACTCCAAACACTTATGCTAACATTGTGTGTGGTGTAGAAAATCAGGGATTTGAAGCTCAAGGATCATCTCAACAAACAGCACCATCAGCTCCAGTTCAGTTCTTCACTTCAGAACAATACAATCAGATTCTGCAAATGCTAAGCAAGGAAAAGAAGGAGAACCTGTGGCTAATGCAGCTCAAGTGGGAACAATAGGTATTCCTACTGCTCTAATGTCTAGTCTAGGAAGCCATAACTGAATAGTAGACACAGGGGCTACAAATCACATGGTACATCAGTTAGGCTTGCTTCACAAATTCAAAGAACTGTCTCTAATGGGTAAAAATAAGGTACATCTACCTACTGGAGAGCAAGTGACTATCACTAAGACAGGTTCAGTTCTTCACTTCAGAACAATACAATCAGATTCTGCAAATGCTAAGCAAGGAAAAGAAGGAGAACCTGTGGCTAATGCAGCTCAAGTGGGAACAATAGGTATTCCTACTGCTCTAATGTCTAGTCTAGGAAGCCATAACTGAATAGTAGACACAGGGGCTACAAATCACATGGTACATCAGTTAGGCTTGCTTCACAAATTCAAAGAACTGTCTCTAATGGGTAAAAATAAGGTACATCTACCTACTGGAGAGCAAGTGACTATCACTAAGACAGGAGAATCTCATATACTTCAGGACAAAACAATTGGAGAAGTCTTATATATACCTGAATTCAAACACAATCTATCATCAGTATCAAAGATCACCAAGGAATTACAATGCTGTGCAATATTCTTTCCTGACTTCTGTGTGTTTCAGGAACTCTCAAGTGGGAAGGTGATAGGGATTGGTAGAGAAGAGGATGGCTTGTACATTCTGAGGAACAAAGGAGACTTACAACAACTCTCTAAAAATAAGGATCTCACCATTCAATCATCTGTAAATACCATTTCAAGTTCAATAAGTGAAGCTAGTACCAATAATAGAACTAAGACTGTTGATTTGTCTCTTTGGCATAGAAGACTAGGACATGCTCCGTTAAGAGTGTTGAGGAATATTGAAAGCTTGTGTAACTCTCCACTGAATAATCACATGTGTTCTGTATGTCCTATTGCTAATCAGGCAAGACTACCTTTCAGTCTTAGTACTACATGTTCTGCTAAGTCTTTTGATCTTGTACATGCTGATGTATGGGGCCCTTATAAGGTTTTCACACATGATAGTAGGAGATATTTCTTGACTCTAGTAGATAATATTTCTAGATATACATGGCTCTTCCTAATGCCTACTAAGGCAGAGTCTGTTGTAGTGCTAAAGGACTTCCTCATATACGTCAGAACTCGATTTGAATGTGCAGTGAAATGTCTCAGAACAGACAATGGTACATAATTTTTCAATGATCAGGTGAATACTTTGCTTAAGGAGTGTGGGACTGTACATCAAAGTTCTTGTATATATACACCACAAAGAAATAGTTTTGTAGAGAGGAGACATAGATATATCCTAGACATGGCAGGAGCACTAATATTTCAAGCCTTTGTACCCTTAAATTTTTGGGGAGAGTGTGTCACCACAACAGTATACCTGCTGAACAGATTGCCTACTGTGTTGTTGAAAGGTAAGTCACCTTTCCCGAAATTGTTCAACAAGGCTCCTTACTTACAACATCTCAGAGTATTTGATAACCTGTGCTATGTTACCAATGTCAAGAAGGGTGATAAGTTCAGTCCAAGGGCAATTCCAGCAGTCCACCTTGGATACTCCACAACTCAGAAAGGGTATTATCTCTATGACAGAGCCTCCAAGGTGTTCTTTGTAAGCAGAGACACAGTCTTTCAAGAAGACATCATCCCCTTC is from Nicotiana tabacum cultivar K326 chromosome 18, ASM71507v2, whole genome shotgun sequence and encodes:
- the LOC107800401 gene encoding small ribosomal subunit protein eS19x-like; translation: MEAAKTVKDVSPHEFVKADAAHLKRSGKMELPEWTDLVKTGKLKELAPYDPDWYYIRVASMAWKIYLRGGIGVGGFRRIYGGNQRNGNRPRHFCKSSGSVARNILQQLQNMNIVDFDPKGGRRITSNGKRDLNQVAGRIAVAL